Proteins encoded together in one Planctopirus ephydatiae window:
- a CDS encoding cytochrome c oxidase subunit I, with amino-acid sequence MHAVHHQPGWIRRYIFSTDHKVIGIQFLFTTLLMMMVGGALALGVRWQLAWPWARMPILGDMLFRTDGGQITPEAYTMLFTMHATVMIFLVVIPILAGAFGNFLIPLQIGAEDMAFPTLNMLSYWFMWPAIGCFMLSFAYDGGPAAGWTIYPVLAVLPQAAPGSGFAQTLWLFGLTFVGFSSMFGSINYMTTIINMRAPGMTLFRMPMTIWGMFITAILQAFALPVLTAAGFMMLADRMLGTTFFIPGGLVVNNAPATVGGGQPLMWQHLFWFYSHPAVYIMLLPAMGMVSDMLACMSRKPLFGYKPMIFSMATIAGLGFIVWGHHMFTSGMNPVVGMTFMVSTILIALPSAIKTFNWIGTMWGGKLQFNTVLLNCAAFVSMFITGGLSGIFMAAVPVDVYIHDTYFIVAHFHYILFGSTLFGIFAAIHFWFPKMFGRMMSDRLGQIHFFITFAAFNCTFFPMHLLGIGGMPRRYADPYHFPYLEHLLPLNQFMTYAAIVMGFAQFILLFNFGWSIFFGKKCGRNPWNSNGLEWQAPSPPPHGNFDVQPVVYHGPYEYSSPVSGENDFLPQTEYMPRRPDQSQGH; translated from the coding sequence ATGCACGCTGTGCATCATCAGCCAGGCTGGATTCGTCGCTATATATTCTCGACTGATCATAAGGTGATCGGTATCCAGTTCCTGTTTACGACGCTGTTGATGATGATGGTTGGCGGAGCGTTGGCTCTGGGTGTGCGCTGGCAACTGGCTTGGCCTTGGGCGCGGATGCCAATACTGGGGGATATGCTCTTTCGTACAGATGGCGGGCAGATTACTCCCGAAGCCTACACCATGCTGTTTACCATGCACGCGACCGTCATGATCTTCCTCGTGGTTATCCCCATTCTGGCTGGGGCTTTTGGCAACTTTCTGATTCCACTGCAGATTGGTGCCGAAGACATGGCCTTTCCGACACTCAACATGTTGAGCTACTGGTTCATGTGGCCGGCCATTGGCTGCTTCATGCTGTCGTTTGCTTACGATGGCGGCCCGGCGGCAGGCTGGACGATTTATCCAGTCTTAGCAGTCCTTCCCCAAGCTGCTCCTGGGTCCGGCTTTGCGCAAACACTCTGGCTGTTCGGGCTGACATTTGTCGGTTTCAGCTCAATGTTCGGGTCGATCAACTATATGACGACCATTATCAATATGCGTGCCCCGGGCATGACGCTGTTCCGCATGCCGATGACAATCTGGGGGATGTTTATTACCGCAATTCTTCAGGCATTTGCTTTGCCTGTTCTAACTGCAGCCGGTTTTATGATGCTGGCTGACCGCATGCTCGGGACTACGTTCTTTATCCCGGGCGGGCTGGTTGTCAATAATGCTCCTGCAACAGTGGGTGGCGGGCAACCGCTGATGTGGCAGCATTTGTTCTGGTTCTATTCGCACCCGGCTGTTTACATCATGTTACTACCAGCAATGGGGATGGTGAGTGATATGCTGGCCTGCATGAGCCGCAAGCCTCTCTTTGGCTATAAGCCGATGATTTTTTCCATGGCGACAATTGCGGGCCTGGGATTCATTGTCTGGGGCCATCACATGTTTACCAGCGGGATGAACCCGGTTGTCGGCATGACCTTCATGGTTTCGACGATCCTGATTGCGCTCCCATCGGCTATCAAAACGTTTAACTGGATTGGCACGATGTGGGGTGGAAAGCTCCAGTTCAATACAGTGCTGTTAAACTGTGCGGCTTTTGTGTCGATGTTCATTACTGGCGGACTTTCGGGCATTTTTATGGCCGCTGTCCCTGTCGATGTCTATATCCATGATACTTACTTTATTGTCGCTCACTTTCATTACATCCTCTTTGGATCGACTTTGTTCGGGATTTTTGCGGCGATCCATTTCTGGTTTCCGAAAATGTTCGGTCGCATGATGAGTGATCGCCTGGGGCAGATTCACTTCTTTATTACTTTTGCCGCTTTCAACTGCACGTTCTTCCCCATGCATCTGTTAGGGATTGGTGGTATGCCCAGAAGGTATGCCGATCCTTATCACTTCCCTTATCTGGAACATCTGCTGCCGCTGAATCAGTTCATGACTTATGCGGCGATCGTGATGGGGTTTGCCCAGTTCATTCTGCTGTTTAATTTTGGCTGGAGCATTTTCTTCGGCAAGAAGTGTGGAAGAAACCCATGGAATTCGAATGGGTTGGAGTGGCAGGCACCTTCGCCACCGCCACATGGGAATTTTGATGTGCAGCCTGTGGTCTATCATGGGCCTTACGAATACAGCTCGCCCGTATCTGGCGAGAATGATTTTTTACCGCAGACGGAATACATGCCACGTCGGCCCGATCAGTCTCAGGGGCATTGA
- the coxB gene encoding cytochrome c oxidase subunit II, with the protein MSWAALAVALCLAAPSLGWWFPDTGEAMSSIGRRIDGLFYIILWITSIVFVGTQIALGYVLWKGAVKPAHEKATYSHGNHTLEVIWTVIPGIVLLFIAIYQMDVWAAFRMRNYAPGEIEAIAEVTARQFEWRIRYPAPGKPLMPMPQSDDVYTVNDLRIPVGRPVSISLRSGDVQHSFFVPVLRIKQDALPGTVIPVWFDALQPGSYDLVCAELCGWGHYKMKARVLATSEELFQKWKREAVLLQADDGIVSTNPQENSAGDQAQTSNP; encoded by the coding sequence ATGAGCTGGGCAGCACTGGCAGTGGCGTTATGCCTTGCTGCGCCGTCACTGGGCTGGTGGTTTCCGGATACTGGCGAGGCGATGTCGAGCATTGGCCGCCGGATTGATGGGCTGTTTTACATCATTCTGTGGATTACCAGTATTGTCTTCGTAGGGACTCAGATTGCACTGGGTTATGTACTCTGGAAGGGGGCTGTTAAGCCTGCCCACGAGAAAGCGACATACTCCCATGGTAATCACACCCTGGAAGTGATCTGGACGGTGATTCCCGGGATCGTGCTGTTGTTTATCGCGATCTATCAGATGGATGTCTGGGCGGCTTTCCGCATGCGTAACTATGCCCCGGGGGAAATTGAAGCGATTGCCGAAGTGACCGCTCGTCAATTCGAGTGGCGCATTCGTTACCCCGCTCCTGGCAAGCCGCTGATGCCCATGCCTCAGTCCGATGATGTTTATACCGTGAACGACCTGCGGATCCCGGTGGGCAGGCCGGTCTCCATCAGTTTGAGGTCAGGCGATGTTCAGCATTCCTTTTTTGTGCCTGTATTGCGTATCAAGCAGGATGCCTTGCCGGGAACTGTGATTCCCGTCTGGTTCGATGCACTTCAGCCGGGAAGCTATGACCTGGTCTGTGCTGAATTATGCGGTTGGGGCCACTACAAAATGAAGGCCCGAGTTTTGGCGACTTCAGAAGAGTTGTTTCAAAAGTGGAAGCGGGAAGCGGTGCTGCTCCAGGCGGACGATGGGATCGTATCGACTAACCCTCAAGAAAATTCAGCCGGTGATCAAGCCCAAACTTCGAATCCTTAG
- a CDS encoding c-type cytochrome: MPDSLLTSMPFASFAKTADQPVGCGQLQDSWHLAGLLRPLVWGVMLLLGTAGCTPNPAVEFTPRTSTTLLAPNARQAVEHTLLTHFGTPDNLVVWDRLSVIDFGGAKATVESLDAKASSSAKAVMVVTFGNQSDLAKNLRVGAPVRWVSGAREGIQGDRVAAFDAATRQVSIALEGKAASATAEESQEETSSSSKPVGEIAAGDAVVIDDGGLLAQGRVVYQRNCMHCHGSTGDGKGPTAKYMQPPPRDYRDGIFKFTSTQAAERITRDDLMRILDDGIPGTYMPSFLLMDPTEKKAVIEYVRWLSIRGEMEKRITDDLGDFSTKDLKAEYTQSEAAYQAALNKGEKAEPPAPITPAVDALQKDFAEFFETDYQGVVEDTADFLVSAWERAETPESVITPAKARVSDDATSRERGRLLYLSDKTKCYTCHGAQGRGDGPANFEYWKMPSGDGNYPRPGLHDLWGNLLPARDLTRGIYRGGRRPVDLYRRLYAGIKGTPMPAFGGVTLTDDEIWDLVNYVLSVEFTANGTSLSDAESSIKKLPATDEAQVQETKSEKTTSADPASPAS, encoded by the coding sequence ATGCCTGACAGCCTGTTGACATCGATGCCTTTCGCCTCCTTTGCGAAAACTGCTGACCAGCCAGTTGGCTGTGGCCAATTGCAGGATTCATGGCATCTGGCAGGTTTGTTGCGTCCCCTGGTTTGGGGCGTGATGTTGCTGCTGGGAACGGCAGGGTGTACCCCGAATCCTGCTGTCGAGTTTACCCCTCGGACCTCGACAACTCTCTTAGCGCCGAATGCCCGGCAAGCCGTCGAGCACACTCTGCTGACTCACTTTGGAACTCCTGACAATCTCGTCGTGTGGGATCGCCTGAGTGTCATTGATTTCGGCGGGGCAAAAGCCACTGTCGAATCGCTGGATGCGAAAGCCAGTTCGTCTGCCAAGGCGGTCATGGTGGTGACTTTCGGTAATCAGTCTGATCTGGCAAAGAATCTGCGAGTGGGAGCCCCTGTTCGCTGGGTCAGCGGTGCTCGTGAGGGAATTCAGGGGGACCGAGTCGCGGCCTTCGATGCAGCCACCCGGCAAGTTTCAATTGCTCTGGAAGGAAAAGCAGCATCAGCAACTGCTGAAGAATCACAGGAAGAAACGTCCTCTTCCAGCAAGCCTGTCGGTGAGATTGCTGCCGGTGATGCGGTGGTCATTGATGATGGTGGCCTGCTGGCTCAAGGCCGGGTTGTTTATCAGAGAAACTGTATGCACTGTCATGGATCGACAGGCGATGGAAAAGGGCCGACGGCTAAATATATGCAACCACCGCCGCGCGATTATCGCGACGGGATTTTCAAGTTCACTTCGACACAGGCTGCGGAACGCATCACGCGTGATGATCTGATGCGTATCCTCGACGATGGCATCCCCGGGACATACATGCCTTCGTTTCTGTTGATGGATCCCACCGAGAAGAAGGCGGTCATTGAATATGTCCGTTGGCTCTCGATTCGAGGTGAGATGGAAAAGCGAATCACAGATGATCTGGGTGATTTTTCCACGAAAGATTTAAAAGCCGAATACACACAAAGCGAAGCAGCCTATCAGGCAGCACTCAACAAGGGCGAAAAGGCTGAACCTCCAGCACCAATCACGCCTGCAGTAGATGCCCTGCAGAAGGACTTTGCTGAGTTTTTCGAAACCGATTACCAGGGTGTTGTCGAAGATACCGCAGATTTTCTGGTTTCCGCCTGGGAACGGGCTGAAACTCCAGAGAGTGTGATCACCCCTGCCAAAGCACGTGTGTCGGATGATGCCACATCTCGTGAGCGAGGGCGTTTGCTGTATCTCTCTGATAAGACCAAGTGTTACACCTGCCATGGTGCACAGGGTCGAGGGGATGGTCCGGCTAATTTTGAGTATTGGAAAATGCCTTCCGGCGATGGAAATTATCCACGTCCAGGCCTGCATGATCTCTGGGGGAATCTCCTGCCGGCCCGTGATCTGACACGAGGAATTTATCGAGGAGGACGGCGTCCTGTCGATTTGTATCGCAGGCTGTATGCAGGGATTAAGGGCACACCCATGCCAGCCTTTGGTGGCGTGACTTTAACAGACGATGAAATCTGGGATCTGGTGAATTATGTCCTGAGTGTCGAGTTCACTGCGAATGGAACGAGTCTGTCTGATGCCGAATCTTCAATAAAGAAACTACCGGCAACGGACGAAGCGCAAGTGCAGGAAACGAAGTCTGAGAAAACGACCAGTGCCGACCCGGCAAGTCCTGCCAGCTAG
- a CDS encoding citrate/2-methylcitrate synthase: MASRPPQLSPGEFVVGDTSITVKQPSLQYRGYRVEDLSRDAQFPEVAWLLIEGSLPSPEELADLEAALSEDGRLDDEVTTWLINLPMHVPGLDALRTAVSLTATLDPQAQDNSLAAQREKAYRLLARYPIMAAAVAGGTLPDDAEYHSELSYGGNFLRLASGIEPRDEHAVAMDALLITSADFEYEPSTLAARLAAGSRVDVLGAMVAALSIFSGECPLDEARAIADLLDAVHSPEMSRDLIHRLWEERAILPGFGPRIPRGGDARVCVLSDWADQLSDQPDFEVWEEHADWIEAAAWEVAEQGPTLLWAVVRMMKYLGLPVDAAPVVISTGRVAGWMAHYMEQIRTTWKLRPLGAYIGPTDLQFLRVDDRSA; the protein is encoded by the coding sequence ATGGCATCGCGACCACCACAGCTTTCTCCAGGCGAATTCGTCGTGGGCGATACCTCGATCACGGTGAAGCAACCGTCATTGCAATACCGCGGTTACCGTGTCGAAGATCTGTCGCGCGATGCTCAATTTCCTGAGGTAGCATGGCTGCTCATCGAAGGCTCATTACCCAGTCCTGAAGAACTGGCCGATCTCGAAGCCGCACTTTCTGAAGATGGCCGCCTGGATGACGAAGTCACGACCTGGCTGATCAATCTTCCTATGCATGTTCCCGGCCTCGATGCCCTCCGAACAGCCGTCAGCCTCACGGCCACGCTCGATCCCCAGGCCCAGGATAACTCACTGGCTGCTCAACGCGAAAAAGCCTACCGACTGCTCGCACGCTACCCGATTATGGCTGCTGCTGTGGCTGGTGGTACGTTACCGGACGACGCCGAATACCACTCAGAACTTTCCTACGGCGGAAACTTTCTCCGCCTCGCCTCGGGCATTGAGCCACGCGATGAACATGCTGTGGCGATGGATGCACTGCTGATCACTTCCGCCGATTTCGAATATGAACCCAGCACTCTGGCAGCACGCCTGGCGGCTGGCAGTCGCGTTGATGTTCTGGGGGCCATGGTTGCCGCTTTGAGCATATTCTCTGGTGAATGCCCGCTTGATGAAGCCCGCGCGATTGCCGATCTGCTGGATGCTGTCCATAGCCCGGAAATGAGCCGCGATCTGATTCACAGGCTCTGGGAAGAACGAGCCATTCTCCCCGGCTTTGGGCCACGCATTCCCCGCGGAGGCGATGCCCGTGTCTGTGTTCTCAGCGATTGGGCCGATCAACTCTCCGATCAGCCCGATTTTGAGGTCTGGGAGGAACATGCCGACTGGATCGAAGCCGCCGCCTGGGAAGTTGCCGAACAAGGGCCCACACTTCTTTGGGCCGTCGTCAGAATGATGAAGTATCTTGGATTACCAGTTGACGCTGCTCCCGTGGTGATTTCCACAGGGCGTGTCGCCGGTTGGATGGCTCATTACATGGAACAGATCCGCACCACCTGGAAGCTGAGACCCCTGGGAGCCTACATCGGGCCGACCGACTTGCAGTTTCTCCGCGTTGATGACCGCAGTGCCTGA
- the thrC gene encoding threonine synthase, which translates to MTPPTAAITPPVAKLFRSSPTDAAFQVCIEPTCRATYAVDQTLTSCTACGSLLDIGYDWNRIRVPGSMRWFEQRWSRRNQPLDFSGVWRFRELFPFAPEESIVTIGEGQTILQNSAAVANYVGVQHGNLFLQYEGLNPSGSFKDNGMTAAATHARMVGAHVAACASTGNTSASLAIYASSTKAFRTVVFIGSGKIAFGKLSQALDYDACTVQIMGDFDDALARVREVSSERGIYLCNSVNPFRLEGQKSIMYRVLEGLGWEVPDWIVVPGGNLGNSSSFGKALAELKQLGLIDRIPRLAVINAHGANTLQQLYNEHHVRWNNGNVPLETINRFYAEMDLNSRRADTIASAIEINRPVNLMKCLRALETCDGVVRDVHDQEILDAKAQVGAGGFGCEPASAASVAGARLLRAQGVIAPSDRVVCILTGHQLKDPDATVAYHSGNRDMFESKLARRGVTETPFRNMPQGVENDLGKILELLARLD; encoded by the coding sequence ATGACCCCACCCACTGCCGCCATCACTCCCCCTGTCGCCAAACTTTTCCGCTCCTCACCGACCGATGCGGCTTTCCAGGTGTGTATTGAACCGACTTGCCGGGCGACCTATGCGGTCGATCAGACATTGACTTCATGCACAGCGTGCGGAAGTCTGCTGGATATTGGCTACGACTGGAATCGAATCCGCGTGCCGGGCTCGATGCGCTGGTTCGAACAGCGCTGGAGCCGCCGCAATCAGCCTCTCGATTTCAGCGGCGTCTGGCGTTTTCGCGAGTTGTTCCCCTTCGCTCCCGAAGAGTCGATTGTCACCATTGGAGAAGGTCAGACGATTCTCCAGAACTCAGCGGCTGTGGCGAATTACGTCGGTGTGCAGCACGGAAATCTGTTTTTGCAGTACGAAGGGCTCAATCCCTCCGGCAGCTTCAAAGATAACGGCATGACTGCCGCCGCCACACATGCCCGCATGGTGGGTGCCCATGTTGCGGCCTGCGCCTCGACAGGCAATACGAGCGCATCATTGGCCATCTATGCCAGTTCGACCAAAGCCTTCAGGACTGTGGTGTTCATCGGGAGTGGCAAGATTGCCTTCGGGAAGCTCTCACAGGCTCTTGATTACGATGCCTGCACAGTCCAGATCATGGGTGACTTTGACGACGCCCTGGCTCGCGTTCGCGAAGTTTCTTCCGAGCGAGGCATCTACTTGTGCAACAGTGTCAACCCGTTCCGCCTCGAAGGCCAGAAGTCGATCATGTATCGAGTTCTCGAAGGTCTCGGCTGGGAAGTTCCTGACTGGATTGTGGTTCCCGGTGGTAATCTCGGGAACAGCAGTTCGTTCGGCAAGGCCTTGGCCGAACTGAAGCAACTGGGCCTGATTGATCGCATCCCACGCCTGGCTGTCATCAACGCCCATGGAGCGAATACGCTGCAGCAGCTCTACAACGAGCATCATGTCCGCTGGAATAATGGCAATGTTCCTTTAGAGACCATCAATCGGTTTTATGCGGAAATGGATCTCAATTCTCGCCGTGCGGATACCATTGCCAGTGCCATTGAGATCAATCGGCCTGTGAACTTAATGAAGTGCCTGCGGGCCCTTGAAACCTGTGACGGCGTCGTGCGCGATGTACATGATCAGGAAATTCTCGACGCCAAAGCGCAGGTGGGAGCGGGCGGTTTTGGATGTGAGCCGGCCAGTGCTGCCAGTGTGGCCGGTGCTCGTCTCCTGCGGGCACAAGGTGTGATTGCTCCTTCCGACCGAGTAGTGTGCATTCTCACTGGCCATCAGCTCAAAGATCCGGATGCCACCGTCGCGTATCACTCGGGGAATCGTGACATGTTTGAATCGAAGCTGGCTCGCCGTGGCGTGACCGAAACCCCCTTCCGCAATATGCCGCAGGGCGTTGAGAATGATCTGGGGAAGATTCTGGAACTCCTCGCCCGGCTCGATTAG
- a CDS encoding adenylate kinase family protein, giving the protein MHKYVIMGVQGCGKGTQAKLLKDDLDLVHISVGDIFRWHIQTHTKLGARIKRQIAEGQLVPDDTVEDIIRARLGEHDWNYGFILDGFPRNLVQARFFLESYDIDAVIHIDVPDQVVFERVLARRLCSNCGLDYNLIFHRPAEDDVCDVCNGKLVQRDDDNHDAIRSRLNDYRTKTEPALELFRKKELVIDVDGRLTRDEIQANIRAGLGIAPKNG; this is encoded by the coding sequence ATGCATAAGTATGTCATCATGGGTGTTCAGGGTTGCGGCAAAGGTACGCAGGCCAAACTCCTCAAGGATGATCTCGATCTTGTGCATATCAGCGTGGGAGATATTTTTCGCTGGCATATTCAGACCCACACCAAGCTGGGTGCGAGAATCAAGCGGCAGATTGCGGAAGGGCAGCTGGTTCCCGACGACACGGTCGAAGACATCATCCGGGCGCGACTGGGCGAACACGACTGGAACTACGGCTTTATTCTCGATGGTTTCCCGAGAAATCTCGTGCAGGCGAGGTTCTTTCTTGAAAGCTACGACATTGATGCAGTCATTCATATCGATGTGCCCGATCAGGTGGTTTTCGAGCGAGTGCTGGCACGCAGGCTCTGCAGCAACTGCGGGCTGGACTACAACCTAATCTTCCATCGGCCCGCGGAGGACGATGTGTGCGATGTCTGCAATGGTAAGCTCGTGCAGCGGGACGATGACAATCACGATGCGATTCGATCGAGGCTGAACGACTATCGCACGAAAACCGAGCCGGCGCTGGAACTCTTCCGCAAAAAGGAACTCGTCATTGATGTCGATGGGCGTCTGACACGTGATGAAATCCAGGCCAACATCCGCGCAGGCCTGGGGATTGCGCCTAAAAATGGCTGA
- a CDS encoding U32 family peptidase translates to MTLHAAPGNETGKSLGLRPELLAPAGSREAIRAAIENGATAVYFGLQCGFNARARATNIATTDLPEVMQELHSRGVRGYVTLNTLIFSEELEEFESIVRLCAESGVDAVLLQDLGAARLCQAICPALPIHASTQMTLTSAECIEVAKELGISRVVLPRELSIDEIHKLHSATSMPLEAFVHGALCVAYSGQCLTSESLGGRSANRGQCAQACRLPYELICDGQDVDLGNVRYLLSPQDLAAYELTPELIEAGVISFKIEGRLKTPEYVANITRHYRDAIDRSTMGELPQWTPEVRREMELSFSRGFSTGWLKGCDHKELVPGLSSSKRGVLLGKVLRVAPPRILLRLESPLNRGDGVVFDGDRTTGEEQGGRVYELFTPRQNGQSLRLEGTAEAGLVEVEFATGAIDFAKISPEQKLWKTDDPQLIQKLRRTFTGPEALARMPLDLQVMARAGETLQVSARLYRQDGTSLPTVVVTSTEPLPVATKHAVTESYLLEQLGRLGHTPFAIRDLSAEIVGGPMVPMSLLSKVRQELIRQLLEALAIPETHTAATQPILTTWRQRLQQSRIESLLPEEKSTTANQTLLPQLLVMVRQPAQLEHLVPAELELPGQAQLGGVYVDFADIREYRQAAEWGRTHGVKVWLATPRIQKPGEYPIFAAMAKHAPAGFLVRNLAGIDFCTRKNIPFVIDFSLNCANELTAEYLEGFGPERLTLSYDLNREQLLDLVRATRPQRLEVVIHQQMPMFHMEHCVFCAVLSPGTNKTNCGRPCDDHFVELRDRVGMQHPLTADVGCRNTLFNAQPQSAAEVVPELLEQGVKNFRLEFLNQDRQTIRRTICEYQALLNGQRKGREVWQSLSAMNRVGVTRGTLEERRNPLAIL, encoded by the coding sequence GTGACTCTGCACGCCGCCCCAGGAAATGAAACTGGCAAAAGTCTCGGCTTACGTCCCGAGTTGCTCGCACCGGCAGGCAGCCGTGAAGCCATTCGAGCCGCCATCGAAAATGGCGCCACGGCTGTCTACTTCGGCCTGCAATGCGGCTTTAACGCCAGGGCCAGAGCAACCAACATCGCCACGACCGATCTCCCCGAAGTCATGCAGGAACTGCACAGTCGCGGTGTTCGCGGCTATGTCACACTTAACACGCTCATCTTTTCCGAAGAGCTCGAAGAGTTTGAGTCCATCGTCAGGCTTTGTGCCGAATCAGGGGTCGATGCCGTTCTTCTGCAGGATTTAGGAGCAGCCCGCTTATGCCAGGCAATCTGCCCTGCTCTGCCCATCCATGCTTCGACTCAGATGACACTCACCAGTGCGGAGTGCATCGAAGTCGCCAAGGAGCTGGGGATCAGCCGGGTTGTACTCCCCCGCGAACTCTCCATCGATGAGATTCACAAGCTGCACTCCGCCACCAGTATGCCGCTGGAAGCTTTTGTGCATGGTGCGTTATGCGTCGCCTATTCCGGACAGTGCCTGACGAGCGAGTCTTTGGGTGGCCGCAGTGCCAATCGGGGTCAATGCGCACAGGCTTGCCGCTTACCCTACGAACTGATCTGCGATGGGCAGGATGTTGATCTCGGCAATGTCCGCTATCTGCTCAGTCCGCAGGATCTGGCTGCTTACGAACTGACTCCCGAACTCATCGAAGCGGGAGTGATCTCCTTCAAAATCGAAGGCCGCTTAAAAACTCCCGAATATGTGGCGAACATCACCAGGCATTATCGTGATGCGATTGATCGCAGCACCATGGGGGAGCTTCCTCAATGGACACCTGAAGTTCGCCGAGAAATGGAGTTGAGCTTCTCACGCGGCTTTTCGACAGGCTGGCTGAAAGGGTGCGATCACAAAGAACTTGTCCCTGGCCTCTCTTCGAGCAAGCGGGGTGTACTTCTGGGAAAAGTGTTGCGCGTGGCCCCACCACGCATTCTGCTCAGACTCGAAAGCCCGCTAAACCGTGGCGATGGAGTCGTCTTCGACGGCGACCGCACCACAGGTGAAGAGCAGGGGGGCCGTGTCTACGAACTCTTCACACCTCGGCAGAATGGCCAATCCTTGCGATTGGAAGGGACTGCGGAAGCTGGCCTGGTCGAAGTGGAGTTCGCCACCGGTGCCATCGATTTTGCAAAGATCTCGCCCGAGCAGAAACTGTGGAAAACCGATGATCCTCAGCTGATTCAAAAACTTCGCCGCACATTCACAGGGCCGGAAGCTCTGGCCCGCATGCCACTCGATCTGCAGGTCATGGCTCGAGCTGGCGAAACTCTGCAAGTCTCAGCTCGTCTCTATCGTCAGGATGGCACGAGTCTGCCGACCGTGGTCGTTACCTCGACCGAACCACTTCCCGTGGCCACAAAACATGCGGTCACGGAAAGCTATCTGCTCGAACAGTTGGGACGCCTGGGGCATACCCCTTTTGCGATACGTGATCTCTCTGCCGAGATTGTGGGCGGCCCGATGGTTCCCATGAGCCTGCTTTCCAAAGTCCGGCAGGAACTCATCCGCCAACTCCTCGAAGCTCTGGCCATTCCGGAAACTCATACAGCAGCCACCCAGCCCATTCTCACCACCTGGCGCCAGCGCCTGCAGCAATCGCGTATTGAAAGCCTCCTTCCCGAAGAGAAATCGACAACAGCAAATCAAACTCTACTCCCGCAACTTCTCGTCATGGTGCGGCAGCCCGCACAACTGGAGCATCTTGTTCCCGCAGAGCTGGAACTCCCTGGCCAGGCACAACTCGGTGGCGTGTATGTCGACTTCGCTGATATTCGCGAGTACCGCCAGGCCGCCGAGTGGGGACGCACGCATGGAGTGAAGGTCTGGCTGGCCACGCCACGCATTCAGAAACCGGGCGAATATCCCATTTTTGCCGCGATGGCCAAACATGCTCCCGCTGGTTTTCTGGTGCGAAATCTCGCAGGGATTGATTTCTGTACTCGTAAAAACATCCCCTTTGTGATCGATTTCTCGCTCAATTGCGCGAACGAACTGACAGCCGAGTACCTGGAAGGCTTTGGCCCTGAACGACTGACCCTTTCCTATGATCTGAACCGCGAACAACTTCTCGACCTGGTGCGTGCCACCCGGCCGCAACGGCTCGAAGTCGTCATTCACCAACAGATGCCCATGTTCCATATGGAGCATTGTGTCTTCTGTGCTGTCCTTTCGCCGGGAACCAATAAAACGAACTGCGGCCGCCCTTGCGACGACCACTTTGTCGAACTCCGCGATCGTGTCGGTATGCAGCATCCCCTCACAGCCGATGTCGGTTGCCGGAACACGCTGTTCAATGCCCAGCCTCAAAGTGCTGCCGAGGTTGTTCCAGAACTACTTGAGCAGGGGGTGAAAAACTTCCGCCTCGAGTTTCTGAATCAGGATCGTCAGACCATCCGCCGAACGATCTGCGAATATCAGGCACTGCTCAACGGCCAAAGGAAAGGCCGTGAAGTCTGGCAATCGCTCAGTGCGATGAATCGCGTGGGTGTCACTCGCGGCACTCTCGAAGAACGTCGGAACCCACTGGCCATCCTGTAG
- a CDS encoding ComEA family DNA-binding protein, with translation MGQESQSANHHSRNLPSQPGDSESPARFCGMTHGDALVVFGLAFILLCLAGGRFVWHGVWGNPLVHVETLQGEPIPLEIDINSANWIEFLQLDGIGETLARRIVADRDERGPFQSVEDLTRVRGLGEKMIERFRPYLTCEPRPISPVHDL, from the coding sequence ATGGGGCAGGAAAGCCAGTCAGCCAATCACCACAGCAGGAATCTGCCATCGCAACCAGGCGATAGCGAATCTCCCGCTCGCTTCTGCGGCATGACGCATGGCGATGCCCTGGTTGTTTTTGGATTGGCCTTCATACTGCTCTGTCTCGCGGGTGGGCGATTTGTGTGGCATGGCGTGTGGGGGAATCCACTGGTGCATGTCGAAACACTGCAGGGAGAACCCATTCCACTGGAGATCGACATCAACTCAGCGAACTGGATCGAGTTTTTGCAGTTGGATGGAATTGGCGAAACTCTGGCTCGTCGGATTGTGGCCGACCGCGACGAACGAGGCCCCTTCCAGAGCGTTGAGGATCTCACTCGCGTCCGCGGCCTGGGCGAAAAAATGATCGAACGCTTTCGCCCTTACCTGACATGCGAGCCTCGCCCAATTTCACCGGTCCATGATCTTTGA